The following are encoded together in the Glycine soja cultivar W05 chromosome 5, ASM419377v2, whole genome shotgun sequence genome:
- the LOC114412260 gene encoding type I inositol polyphosphate 5-phosphatase 2-like — MKTRRGKRSEAFWPSLVMKKWLNIKPKVYDFSEDEVDTETESEDDACSLKDSILGVREDNPLRTQSIFPSQTSDAPCKGYKTRHKRGKSETLRVQYINTKEVRVTIGTWNVAGRAPSKDLDIEDWLCTNEPADIYIIGFQEVVPLSAGNVLGAEDNTPIRKWEAIIRRTLNKSSEPESKHKSYSAPHSPVLRTSASADVLADSVDVNSLDMMNEEYLGTFDSDDLEQEEVKSTSGIGKNLQLRKRHDIDLQTILDWPERPLDATPHTDSSPKLRRVLSSSDRTGFSWTDNASKYAGVMKRSHHSSGNLGLLWKEQKVMPEEVIDTIDDLSDVLLDEEDDDYFEVPNDKEVNGIGMVKSHRKYLRIVSKQMVGIYVSAWVQRRLRRHINNLKVSPVGVGLMGYMGNKGSVSVSMSLFQSRLCFVCSHLTSGQKDGAEIRRNSDVHEIIRRTCFSSVFDTDQPQTIPSHDQIFWFGDLNYRINMMDEEVRKLVALKKWDELMNCDQLSNELRSGHVFDGWKEGLINFPPTYKYEFNSDTYIGENQKEGEKRRSPAWCDRILWLGKGIKQLEYRRSENKLSDHRPVSSIFSVDVEVFDHRKLQRALNFTNAAVHHEIFLKEDSDWSY; from the exons ATGAAAACAAGGAGAGGAAAACGCTCAGAG GCCTTTTGGCCTTCCCTTGTGATGAAGAAATGGTTGAACATAAAGCCAAAGGTGTATGATtttagtgaagatgaagtagaCACTGAAACTGAGAGTGAAGATGATG CTTGCTCTCTTAAAGATTCAATACTGGGTGTGCGTGAAGATAATCCACTTAGAACACAATCCATATTCCCAAGTCAAACATCAG ATGCACCTTGTAAGGGCTACAAGACAAGACATAAAAGAGGGAAATCAGAAACTCTTCGTGTTCAATACATAAATACAAAGGAAGTGAG GGTAACAATTGGCACATGGAATGTTGCTGGAAGAGCTCCAAGTAAGGATCTTGATATTGAGGACTGGCTTTGTACCAATGAGCCAGCAGATATTTACATTATTGG TTTCCAAGAGGTTGTCCCCCTGAGTGCTGGAAATGTTCTGGGGGCAGAGGATAACACACCCATCCGAAAATGGGAAGCAATCATCCGAAGAACTCTAAACAAATCTTCTGAACCTGAAAGCAAGCACAAAAGCTACAGTGCCCCTCATTCTCCTGTTTTAAGAACTTCTGCTTCTGCTGATGTTCTAGCAGACAGTGTAGATGTTAATTCACTAGACATGATGAATGAGGAGTATCTAGGAACTTTTGACAGTGATGATCTAGAACAAGAGGAAGTGAAAAGCACATCTGGTATAGGAAAGAATTTACAGCTGAGGAAAAGACATGACATTGATCTTCAGACTATACTTGACTGGCCTGAACGTCCATTAGATGCAACTCCACATACTGATTCCAGTCCAAAATTGCGTAGAGTACTAAGCAGCTCAGACAGAACTGGCTTTAGCTGGACAGATAATGCTTCAAAATATGCTGGTGTAATGAAACGATCACACCATAGTTCTGGAAATTTGGGCTTGTTATGGAAAGAGCAGAAAGTGATGCCTGAAGAAGTAATTGATACTATTGACGACTTGTCTGATGTGCTATTGGACGAGGAAGATGATGATTATTTTGAAGTGCCAAATGACAAAGAAGTTAATGGAATAGGTATGGTGAAATCTCATCGTAAGTATCTCCGGATTGTCAGCAAGCAGATGGTAGGAATATATGTGTCTGCTTGGGTGCAAAGGAGGTTGAGAAGGCACATTAATAACTTGAAAGTTTCTCCAGTTGGAGTTGGTCTTATGGGCTACATGGGAAACAAG GGATCTGTTTCAGTTAGTATGTCTCTCTTTCAGTCACGTTTGTGCTTTGTTTGTTCCCATCTGACTTCTGGTCAGAAGGATGGAGCAGAAATAAGACGAAACTCAGATGTTCATGAAATTATTCGCCGCACTTGTTTCTCATCCGTCTTTGATACAGATCAACCACAAACAATCCCATCTCATGA TCAAATTTTCTGGTTTGGGGATTTGAATTATCGTATCAATATGATGGATGAAGAGGTTCGAAAGCTGGTAGCTCTAAAGAAATGGGATGAACTTATGAATTGCGATCAG CTAAGTAATGAATTACGTAGTGGTCATGTGTTTGATGGATGGAAAGAGGGGTTGATAAACTTCCCACCCACTTACAAGTATGAATTTAATTCTGATACATACATCGGTGAGAACCAAAAAGAAGGGGAAAAGAGGAGATCTCCAGCCTG GTGTGATCGTATATTATGGCTAGGAAAAGGAATAAAGCAACTTGAATACAGGCGTTCAGAAAATAAGCTCTCAGATCATCGACCAGTTAGTTCAATATTCTCGGTTGATGTTGAAGTATTTGATCACCGGAAACTGCAACGAGCATTGAATTTCACAAATGCAGCAGTACACCATGAGATTTTCCTTAAAGAAGATAGCGACTGGTCATATTAG